One Tamlana carrageenivorans genomic region harbors:
- a CDS encoding (deoxy)nucleoside triphosphate pyrophosphohydrolase, translating into MKTISVTCAIIKFDDKTLAVQRSKAMKLPLKWEFAGGKIEAGETETDCIHREIFEELNIQIELLQRLTPVIHEYPGFKIKLIPFIAKFVSGELQLKEHTDFILADKEELPNLDWAEADLPILKEYLSL; encoded by the coding sequence ATGAAAACCATTTCCGTTACATGTGCTATCATTAAATTTGATGATAAAACCTTAGCCGTTCAAAGAAGTAAAGCAATGAAACTTCCTTTGAAATGGGAATTCGCAGGCGGTAAAATTGAAGCTGGAGAAACAGAAACAGACTGTATTCACAGGGAGATTTTTGAAGAATTAAACATCCAAATTGAGCTCCTACAAAGATTGACTCCTGTAATTCATGAATACCCAGGTTTCAAAATTAAACTCATCCCCTTCATTGCTAAATTTGTTTCAGGAGAATTGCAACTTAAGGAACATACTGATTTTATCTTAGCCGATAAAGAAGAGTTACCTAATTTAGATTGGGCAGAAGCAGATTTACCAATTTTAAAAGAATATTTATCATTATGA
- a CDS encoding thioredoxin family protein: protein MSKFGELIDVNIPVLLDFYTEWHSQSESMNLTLRDVAAALGDKAKVIKIDIEKNKALADALRVKALPTLMIYKDGEMKWRYSGEQDANTLIGIIQDYI, encoded by the coding sequence ATGTCAAAATTTGGGGAACTTATAGATGTGAATATTCCGGTATTATTAGATTTTTATACCGAATGGCATTCGCAATCAGAATCCATGAATCTCACACTTAGAGATGTGGCTGCCGCTTTAGGGGATAAAGCGAAAGTTATTAAAATTGATATTGAAAAAAACAAAGCGCTTGCCGATGCTTTGCGTGTAAAGGCTTTGCCTACGCTTATGATTTACAAAGATGGCGAAATGAAATGGCGTTATAGTGGTGAGCAGGATGCTAATACGCTTATTGGTATTATTCAAGATTATATTTAG
- a CDS encoding metallophosphoesterase, producing MIRWIIFIVIFLVADFYAFQAFRTVTKNNILLALYWVITLFVLGNFVFQFYGFNRSDGFSHTHGYAVGFLIAVVVPFIFLIGAMFLEDVFRVPQALYRYFTEGQNEQGKYMASRRQFISKIALGLAAIPFASIIYGIYKGRYNYKVLKYTMYFEDLPEAFDGYKLTQLSDIHSGSFDDMEKVEYAVDLINEQDSDVILFTGDMVNNKAEELIPYKSVFGRLKAKDGLYSVLGNHDYGDYVKWESAAAKKKNLDDLKAIQKEMGFNLLLNETNFLEKNGERIALVGVENWGVGGFKQVGDLKKASQNVKASDFKILMSHDPTHWEKQVIDDDYHYHLTLSGHTHGMQFGIEIPGWFKWSPVKWRYKYWAGIYKEKDQFINVNRGFGYLAFPGRVGIWPEITVIELKKGSGVA from the coding sequence ATGATACGTTGGATTATTTTTATTGTTATTTTTTTAGTGGCCGATTTTTATGCTTTCCAAGCGTTTAGAACCGTTACAAAAAATAATATACTTCTTGCTTTATATTGGGTGATTACCCTTTTTGTACTTGGTAATTTCGTTTTTCAGTTTTATGGTTTTAACCGTAGCGATGGATTTTCACATACTCATGGTTATGCGGTTGGTTTTTTAATAGCCGTGGTTGTACCCTTTATTTTTTTAATAGGAGCCATGTTTTTGGAAGATGTTTTTAGAGTGCCGCAAGCCTTATACAGGTATTTTACCGAAGGACAGAATGAACAAGGAAAATATATGGCTTCGCGTCGCCAATTTATAAGCAAAATAGCCTTGGGCCTTGCTGCCATTCCTTTTGCGTCTATTATTTATGGGATTTATAAAGGACGATACAATTACAAAGTTTTAAAATATACCATGTATTTTGAAGATCTTCCAGAGGCTTTCGATGGTTATAAACTCACCCAATTAAGTGATATTCATTCGGGAAGTTTTGATGATATGGAAAAGGTGGAATATGCGGTCGATTTAATTAATGAACAAGATAGCGATGTGATTCTCTTCACTGGTGATATGGTGAATAATAAAGCCGAAGAACTGATACCCTATAAGTCTGTTTTCGGACGATTAAAAGCGAAAGATGGCTTGTATTCCGTTTTAGGAAATCATGATTATGGCGATTATGTGAAGTGGGAGTCTGCTGCCGCAAAAAAGAAAAACCTTGACGACTTAAAGGCGATTCAAAAAGAGATGGGCTTTAATTTGTTACTGAATGAAACTAACTTTTTAGAAAAAAATGGCGAACGTATTGCCTTGGTAGGCGTAGAAAACTGGGGCGTAGGTGGTTTTAAGCAGGTTGGCGATTTAAAAAAAGCATCTCAGAATGTTAAGGCATCAGATTTCAAAATATTAATGAGTCATGACCCTACACATTGGGAAAAACAAGTGATTGATGACGATTACCACTACCATTTAACGTTAAGCGGACATACCCATGGGATGCAGTTTGGGATTGAAATTCCAGGCTGGTTTAAATGGAGTCCTGTAAAATGGCGTTACAAATATTGGGCAGGTATCTATAAAGAGAAAGACCAATTTATTAATGTGAATCGCGGATTTGGATATCTGGCTTTCCCCGGGCGTGTGGGTATTTGGCCGGAAATAACCGTTATTGAACTAAAAAAGGGGTCCGGAGTGGCTTAA
- a CDS encoding polysaccharide deacetylase family protein: MPLIPVKVPLVVKKMFPKYIWDIPTNDKTIYLTFDDGPTPEVTQWTLKKLAEYQAQATFFCIGNNIEKHPGIFKAIVKDGHAIGNHTYHHLKGWKTKTEPYLKDVARAQNLINDILDQDQDLKPQSQKLFRPPYGRIKNSQGKKLIALGYKIIMWDVISFDWDREISQEKCLDHVLSNAVPGSIIVFHDSVKAAKNMQYALPKVLEYYTKQGFSFKALSF, encoded by the coding sequence ATGCCCTTAATTCCTGTAAAAGTTCCGTTGGTAGTAAAAAAGATGTTCCCAAAGTATATTTGGGACATCCCTACCAACGATAAAACCATCTACCTCACTTTCGACGATGGCCCCACACCAGAGGTTACCCAATGGACTTTAAAGAAACTGGCCGAATATCAAGCTCAAGCTACATTTTTCTGTATTGGAAATAATATAGAAAAACACCCCGGTATTTTTAAAGCCATTGTAAAAGACGGCCATGCCATAGGAAACCATACTTATCATCACCTTAAGGGCTGGAAAACCAAAACAGAACCCTATCTTAAAGATGTTGCGAGAGCCCAAAACCTCATCAACGACATACTAGATCAAGATCAGGATCTAAAACCTCAATCCCAAAAACTATTTCGTCCACCATACGGCAGAATTAAAAATTCACAAGGCAAAAAACTAATCGCCTTAGGTTATAAAATCATCATGTGGGATGTTATCTCGTTTGATTGGGATCGGGAAATAAGCCAAGAAAAGTGTCTCGACCACGTACTTTCAAATGCCGTACCTGGAAGTATTATTGTATTTCACGATAGTGTAAAAGCCGCAAAAAATATGCAATATGCGCTACCTAAAGTTTTAGAATATTACACAAAGCAAGGCTTTTCATTTAAAGCTTTGAGCTTCTAA
- a CDS encoding DUF2723 domain-containing protein: protein MANFDYKKWNTILGWFSFLIALTTYSLTVEPTVSFWDAGEYILTSAKLEVGHPPGAPLFQMLGAFFSMFALEPSQVGFMMNMMSAVASAFTILFMFWTITLLLKKMVVQDDNMTQSKAIAILGSGFVGSLAFSFTDSFWFNAVETEVYAMATLIMSVLFWLGLRWEQDMDKPRGNRWLILIAFIIGLSFGVHFMGLLTIPAIGLIYYFKNYKTITVKNFIIANAVAVGILLFVFKLLAPNILKIFSVFEIFFVNTVGLPFNSGSIIAGISLVALIYYALRYTRNKSYVHLNTAILCVTFVIIGFATWIMLPIRANANVVVNENNPNSARELLAYYNLEQYPETHLFYGPQFTDQYAYLDENNPYVDDKPNYEKDEEAGKYVIVNDYKNAKQNYNSKHASILPRMWSAEHAENYMMFTGFLKFKLKPEYQMENELRASVANFQKDVAMGNVDYEDYNNFLKRFKDYIDIEKPSLFSNISYLFEYQLGYMYWRYFMWNFTGRQDDIQGRYDNHGNWISGINFIDEWHLGLPQENLPSDVKNNKARNTYYFLPLLLGLLGFFFLFNKDKKIFWVTLVFFLFTGLAIQVYTNVRPFEPRERDYSVVGSFYVFALWIGFGVYAAYDFIKTYIPKKIAAPLVSALCFILVPINLAASNWDDHDRSGKYTANSMAKMYLDSCAENAILFTIGDNDTFALWYAQEIEGYRTDVRVVNTSLFQTDWYIDQMKRKAYESDPIPSQLTHDLYRFGTNDYIIIQPVIKDTLQVKQFLDFVGSNNPKTKYKYVLQQQGVDLSKVRSQDANATYLPTPHLRIPVNKENVLKYGIVKEKDADKIVPHIDITVSGGALYKNRLLMLDIVANNEWKRPIYFTGGSFGDDDYLWMKDYLQLDGLCYKLVPIRTPIDKNNPFDMGRVDSDLMYEKVKKWYWGNSGSPDIYHDVETRKNSITYRGNLARLGEQLINEGKLDKAEEIADIAMKNMPVEYFGYYTLLEPYISLYYEVGNQEKARKLFKDVAKKYQENLSYYSGLKIENQERLFEDIYTDIQRYKGLIDVLIQYDIKFAESEGDIFNNHLRAFKHFYGEDEPEDAVEPVTPPEAVEGLQIIDSLK, encoded by the coding sequence ATGGCAAATTTTGACTATAAAAAATGGAATACCATTTTAGGTTGGTTTTCTTTTTTAATAGCACTTACAACATACAGTTTAACCGTTGAACCTACAGTAAGCTTTTGGGATGCAGGAGAGTATATACTAACCTCTGCAAAACTAGAAGTAGGACACCCACCCGGAGCCCCTTTATTTCAAATGCTTGGTGCCTTTTTCTCCATGTTCGCACTAGAACCTTCTCAAGTTGGTTTTATGATGAATATGATGAGTGCTGTGGCCAGTGCCTTCACTATTTTATTCATGTTTTGGACCATTACCCTACTCTTAAAAAAAATGGTAGTGCAGGATGATAACATGACGCAAAGCAAAGCTATCGCTATTTTAGGAAGTGGTTTTGTTGGTAGTTTAGCCTTTTCTTTTACAGATTCGTTTTGGTTTAATGCCGTTGAAACCGAAGTGTACGCCATGGCCACCTTAATTATGTCTGTTCTTTTCTGGCTTGGCTTACGTTGGGAACAGGACATGGACAAACCTAGAGGTAACCGTTGGCTCATTTTAATTGCTTTTATCATCGGACTTTCATTTGGGGTTCACTTTATGGGTCTTTTAACCATTCCTGCCATTGGTTTAATCTATTACTTTAAAAATTACAAAACCATAACCGTTAAAAACTTCATTATTGCCAATGCTGTTGCGGTTGGTATCCTACTTTTTGTATTTAAATTACTTGCACCTAACATTCTAAAAATATTTAGTGTTTTTGAAATTTTCTTTGTGAATACAGTAGGATTACCCTTCAATTCGGGATCCATTATTGCGGGTATTTCCTTAGTTGCTCTTATTTACTATGCATTAAGATACACGAGAAACAAAAGTTATGTGCATTTAAATACGGCCATTCTATGTGTCACTTTTGTTATTATAGGTTTTGCTACTTGGATTATGCTTCCTATTCGTGCCAATGCGAATGTAGTTGTCAACGAAAACAACCCTAATAGTGCTAGAGAACTTTTAGCATACTATAACCTAGAGCAATACCCAGAAACCCATTTGTTCTATGGTCCGCAATTCACCGATCAATACGCTTATTTGGATGAAAACAATCCTTATGTAGACGACAAACCGAATTACGAAAAGGACGAAGAAGCTGGTAAATATGTTATCGTAAACGACTACAAAAACGCCAAACAAAACTACAACTCTAAACACGCCTCTATTTTACCGCGTATGTGGAGTGCCGAGCATGCCGAGAACTATATGATGTTTACTGGATTTTTAAAATTCAAATTAAAACCAGAATATCAAATGGAAAACGAGCTTCGTGCCTCGGTAGCTAATTTCCAAAAAGATGTGGCCATGGGCAATGTCGATTACGAAGATTATAATAATTTCCTAAAACGATTTAAAGACTATATCGACATCGAAAAACCATCGCTTTTCAGTAATATCTCCTATTTATTTGAATACCAATTAGGCTATATGTACTGGCGTTATTTCATGTGGAATTTCACAGGAAGACAAGATGATATTCAAGGTCGCTATGATAACCACGGTAATTGGATTTCGGGCATAAACTTTATAGACGAGTGGCACTTAGGGCTTCCTCAAGAGAATTTACCTAGTGATGTAAAAAACAACAAAGCTAGAAACACCTATTACTTCTTACCGCTTTTATTAGGGCTTTTAGGTTTTTTCTTCCTTTTTAATAAAGACAAGAAAATATTTTGGGTAACCCTAGTATTCTTCCTTTTTACAGGTTTAGCTATTCAGGTATACACGAATGTGCGTCCGTTTGAACCAAGAGAACGTGACTATTCGGTGGTAGGATCATTTTATGTATTTGCACTCTGGATAGGGTTTGGGGTATATGCCGCTTATGATTTTATTAAAACCTATATTCCTAAAAAAATAGCAGCGCCTTTGGTTTCGGCACTTTGTTTCATATTGGTGCCTATTAATTTAGCAGCTAGCAACTGGGATGACCATGACCGTTCGGGTAAATACACGGCCAATTCTATGGCTAAAATGTATTTAGACTCCTGTGCCGAAAATGCTATTTTATTTACCATTGGCGATAACGATACCTTTGCCCTTTGGTACGCTCAAGAAATTGAAGGTTATAGAACCGATGTGCGTGTTGTAAACACCAGTTTATTCCAAACCGATTGGTATATCGATCAAATGAAGCGTAAGGCTTACGAGAGCGACCCGATTCCTTCTCAGCTCACACACGATTTATACCGTTTTGGCACAAATGATTATATTATCATTCAACCCGTCATTAAAGACACCTTACAGGTTAAACAGTTCTTAGATTTTGTTGGAAGCAACAACCCTAAAACGAAATACAAATACGTATTACAACAACAAGGCGTGGACTTATCGAAAGTAAGAAGTCAGGATGCCAATGCGACTTACTTACCAACGCCTCATTTACGTATTCCAGTTAACAAAGAGAATGTTTTAAAATATGGCATTGTAAAAGAAAAGGATGCCGATAAAATTGTGCCTCATATAGACATCACAGTATCTGGTGGCGCACTTTACAAAAACAGGCTTCTTATGCTAGATATTGTGGCAAATAACGAATGGAAACGCCCTATTTACTTTACAGGCGGAAGTTTTGGTGACGACGACTATTTATGGATGAAAGACTATTTACAATTGGATGGTTTATGCTATAAATTAGTCCCTATTAGAACGCCTATTGATAAAAATAACCCATTCGACATGGGACGTGTAGATAGCGATTTAATGTATGAAAAAGTAAAAAAATGGTATTGGGGTAACAGTGGAAGCCCTGACATTTACCATGATGTAGAAACCAGAAAAAACTCTATTACATATCGTGGTAACCTCGCTCGTTTGGGTGAACAATTAATTAATGAAGGCAAATTAGATAAAGCTGAAGAAATTGCAGACATCGCCATGAAAAATATGCCTGTAGAATACTTTGGTTACTACACACTTTTAGAACCTTACATTAGCTTGTACTACGAAGTTGGTAATCAAGAAAAAGCTCGTAAATTATTTAAAGATGTCGCTAAAAAATACCAAGAAAACTTAAGTTATTATAGCGGCTTAAAAATTGAAAACCAAGAGCGTTTATTTGAAGATATTTATACCGATATCCAGCGCTACAAAGGCTTAATTGATGTTTTAATTCAGTATGATATTAAATTCGCTGAAAGTGAAGGTGATATTTTTAACAACCACTTACGAGCCTTTAAGCATTTTTATGGTGAAGATGAACCTGAAGATGCTGTAGAACCCGTAACACCGCCTGAAGCGGTTGAAGGTTTACAGATTATAGACAGTCTGAAATAA
- the polA gene encoding DNA polymerase I, with protein sequence MSDQKRLFLVDAYALIFRGYYAFIKNPRINSKGEDTSAIMGFMNSLLDVIKRERPDHLAVCFDKGGSADRVEMFEAYKANRDETPEGIKTAVPYIYEILKAMHIPIMVKDGYEADDVIGTLSRQAEKEGYKTYMVTPDKDFAQLVTENIFMYRPVFGGGYETWGIPEVKAKFEVEDPLQVIDFLGMMGDASDNIPGLPGVGEKTAKKFIAQFGSMEGLLANTDQLKGKMKEKVEANGELGLLSKKLATIMLDVPVEFNAKDFELDQPDIEAVTKIFQELEFRRLIDNFTKTFAVEGVPGTSTETTKASEVAETKETPKEVKAAGAGQFSLFGADPASAEAPTTNTFERKNIANTPHFYQSVPSGMATKLFIKNLLSQTSVCFDTETTGLNPLSAELVGIAFSWEVGKGFYLPFPENRDEAQELIEQLRPFFENEAIEKVGQNLKYDIKVLAKYNISVKGKLFDTMLAHYLINADMRHNMDVLAETYLNYTPVSIETLIGKKGKNQLSMRDVDLEKQTEYAVEDADITLQLKEHFKNELGEANTQTLFDDIEIPLLRVLAAMELEGINLDKAFLNSLSEQLNSDIATLETRIYETAGETFNIASPKQLGVVLFEKLKLVDKPKKTKTGQYKTGEDILSYLAKEHPIVQDILDFRGLSKLKSTYVDALPNQIDEVTARVHTDYMQTVAATGRLSSNNPNLQNIPIRTERGRQVRKAFIPRNEDYILLAADYSQIELRIIAALSKEETMISAFKNGEDIHASTASKVFNVPLEEVTREQRSHAKTVNFGIIYGVSAFGLSNQTDLSRGEAKELIDTYYETYPKLRAYISEQVDFARDNGYVQTLLGRRRYLKDINSRNAVVRGAAERNAVNAPIQGSAADIIKIAMINIYNKLEAGNYKTKMLLQVHDELVFDVYKPELETISTLVKTEMENAYTLEVPLDVELGTGRDWLEAH encoded by the coding sequence ATGTCCGATCAAAAACGTCTTTTTTTAGTCGATGCTTATGCATTAATTTTCCGTGGTTATTACGCTTTTATAAAGAATCCAAGAATCAATTCCAAGGGTGAAGACACCTCGGCCATTATGGGGTTCATGAACTCTTTATTAGATGTAATAAAGCGTGAACGCCCAGATCATTTAGCAGTTTGTTTTGATAAAGGCGGCAGCGCCGATCGTGTTGAAATGTTCGAGGCTTACAAAGCCAACAGAGATGAAACACCCGAAGGCATAAAAACAGCTGTACCATACATTTACGAGATATTAAAAGCCATGCACATTCCTATTATGGTTAAGGACGGTTATGAAGCCGATGATGTAATTGGTACCCTTTCCCGTCAAGCGGAAAAAGAAGGTTATAAAACCTACATGGTAACTCCCGATAAAGATTTTGCCCAGTTAGTAACCGAAAATATTTTTATGTACCGCCCTGTTTTTGGAGGCGGTTACGAAACTTGGGGCATTCCTGAGGTGAAAGCCAAGTTTGAAGTGGAAGATCCCTTGCAGGTGATCGATTTCCTTGGTATGATGGGTGATGCCAGTGATAACATCCCTGGACTTCCAGGCGTTGGCGAAAAAACAGCCAAAAAATTTATTGCTCAGTTTGGAAGCATGGAAGGTTTGCTTGCTAATACCGATCAGCTTAAAGGGAAGATGAAAGAGAAAGTGGAGGCTAACGGTGAATTGGGCTTACTTTCTAAAAAACTTGCCACTATTATGCTGGATGTGCCGGTGGAATTTAATGCCAAAGATTTTGAATTAGATCAACCGGATATTGAGGCGGTAACCAAGATTTTCCAAGAATTAGAGTTTAGACGATTAATTGATAATTTCACCAAGACATTTGCTGTTGAAGGGGTTCCGGGAACATCAACCGAAACTACTAAAGCTTCAGAAGTAGCAGAAACCAAAGAAACGCCTAAAGAAGTAAAGGCTGCTGGAGCAGGGCAATTCTCTTTGTTTGGAGCAGATCCCGCTTCCGCGGAAGCGCCAACAACAAACACTTTCGAGCGCAAAAACATAGCCAACACCCCACATTTTTACCAAAGTGTCCCTTCGGGCATGGCCACCAAATTGTTTATTAAAAATTTATTGAGCCAAACCAGCGTGTGTTTTGATACCGAAACCACAGGTTTAAATCCGTTATCGGCCGAATTGGTAGGCATTGCATTTTCATGGGAAGTAGGCAAAGGCTTTTACTTACCGTTTCCAGAAAACAGAGACGAAGCTCAAGAACTGATAGAACAATTACGTCCGTTTTTTGAAAATGAAGCCATCGAAAAAGTGGGGCAGAATTTAAAATACGACATTAAAGTTTTAGCCAAATACAACATTTCGGTAAAAGGCAAATTGTTCGATACCATGCTCGCGCATTATTTAATTAACGCCGATATGCGTCATAACATGGATGTTTTAGCCGAAACCTATTTGAATTACACGCCAGTTTCTATTGAAACTTTAATTGGTAAAAAAGGTAAAAATCAGTTATCAATGCGTGACGTCGATTTAGAAAAACAAACCGAATACGCCGTTGAAGATGCCGATATTACCTTACAGCTTAAAGAACATTTTAAAAATGAATTGGGCGAGGCTAATACCCAAACCTTATTTGATGATATTGAAATTCCGCTACTTCGTGTATTAGCGGCTATGGAATTGGAAGGCATTAATTTAGATAAGGCCTTTTTAAACAGCCTTTCGGAGCAACTTAATAGTGACATCGCTACCCTAGAAACCCGTATTTACGAAACGGCTGGCGAGACCTTTAATATTGCATCGCCAAAACAATTGGGTGTAGTGCTTTTTGAGAAACTGAAACTGGTAGACAAGCCTAAAAAAACCAAAACGGGACAGTATAAAACGGGTGAAGATATCCTGAGTTATTTAGCCAAGGAGCACCCTATTGTTCAGGACATATTAGACTTTAGAGGTTTATCGAAATTAAAAAGCACTTATGTAGACGCTTTACCAAATCAAATTGATGAAGTTACCGCACGCGTGCACACCGATTATATGCAAACAGTAGCCGCGACAGGGCGTTTGAGTAGTAACAACCCGAATTTACAAAACATCCCGATTCGTACCGAACGTGGCCGACAAGTTAGAAAAGCTTTTATCCCGCGAAACGAAGATTATATTTTACTAGCTGCCGATTACTCGCAAATAGAACTGCGTATTATTGCGGCTTTAAGCAAGGAAGAAACCATGATTTCGGCGTTTAAAAATGGCGAAGATATTCATGCTTCAACCGCTTCTAAAGTCTTTAATGTGCCTTTAGAAGAAGTAACTCGCGAACAGCGTAGCCATGCTAAAACGGTTAATTTTGGTATTATTTATGGCGTTTCGGCATTCGGACTAAGCAATCAAACCGATTTATCTCGAGGGGAAGCCAAAGAGCTTATCGACACCTATTACGAAACCTACCCGAAGCTTCGCGCTTACATTAGCGAACAGGTAGATTTTGCTCGCGATAACGGTTATGTGCAAACCCTTTTAGGGCGTCGCCGTTATTTAAAAGACATCAACTCCAGAAATGCCGTAGTTCGTGGTGCAGCAGAACGTAACGCCGTAAACGCTCCCATACAAGGTAGTGCCGCCGATATTATAAAAATTGCCATGATTAACATCTATAATAAGCTGGAAGCTGGAAATTATAAAACTAAAATGCTCTTACAAGTGCATGATGAATTGGTATTTGATGTGTATAAACCAGAACTAGAAACCATAAGTACTTTAGTAAAAACGGAGATGGAGAACGCTTATACTTTAGAGGTTCCTCTTGATGTAGAATTAGGTACTGGTCGTGATTGGTTGGAGGCGCATTAA